A single region of the Oncorhynchus keta strain PuntledgeMale-10-30-2019 chromosome 37, Oket_V2, whole genome shotgun sequence genome encodes:
- the LOC118379033 gene encoding uncharacterized protein LOC118379033 produces the protein MENNGYAKEKFGLTVDKGKIKKYSAGELNEYSTVKTFSTNKCCELITKMIPSVLDTLKTVTLYQEIDSDEIHSYTHINQLNTTNKTIIVYISNVVLKLDFKKNSTAIFEISEISNGIAKAKLIEHVTFKSLQVLTEYLNYNYCTDPKIEQPRVDKYILEEICHLAIYPNGKNSYYAQMLHVLKNGSIHRNGENRTYIVAGQFICLIDRSDLYITPVFRMNHFTEDGNVIKVTDINIPEKNMSYQKLCNKFSKSQNFRESLIYFINGDQENLFYCMHNKYHATALVAVLISEVMRNPIMLFNNIIGIQINTLHTFSEFLQILPSLAGGTWKGQKTYGPKFLKRNQKFLSNVEFSDLPLLDLY, from the exons ATGGAG AATAATGGATATGCAAAAGAGAAATTTGGCTTAACAGTAGacaaaggtaaaataaagaaatATTCTGCTGGTGAGTTGAATGAATATTCTACTGTCAAAACCTTCTCAACCAATAAATGCTGTGAGTTAATAACGAAAATGATACCATCAGTTTTGGATACTTTAAAAACTGTAACTCTTTATCAAGAAATTGATTCTGACGAAATACACAGTTATACACATATAAATCAACTAAATACTACTAATAAAACAATTATAGTTTATATTTCAAATGTTGTTCTAAAGTTAGATTTTAAAAAGAACAGTACGGCTATATTTGAGATTTCGGAGATTTCTAACGGGATAGCAAAAGCAAAACTCATTGAACACGTAACTTTTAAGTCACTCCAAGTCCTGACCGAATATCTTAATTACAACTATTGTACGGACCCAAAAATTGAGCAGCCGAGGGTTGATAAATACATTCTTGAAGAAATTTGTCATTTAGCAATTTACCCCAATGGGAAAAATTCTTATTATGCTCAAATGCTGCACGTTTTAAAAAATGGATCAATTCACAGAAATGGAGAAAATCGTACATACATTGTAGCAGGACAGTTTATTTGTTTAATTGACAGGAGCGACCTGTATATTACACCTGTGTTCAGAATGAATCACTTTACTGAGGACGGCaacgttattaaagtgactgacATTAATATTCCCGAAAAAAACATGTCGTATCAGAAATTATGTAATAAGTTTTCCAAGTCACAAAACTTCAGAGAATCTCTCATTTACTTCATCAATGGAGATCAAGAAAACCTTTTTTATTGCATGCATAATAAATATCATGCAACTGCTTTAGTGGCGGTGTTAATCTCAGAGGTCATGAGAAATCCAATTATGTTGTTTAATAACATAATTGGAATTCAAAttaatacattacatacatttagTGAGTTCCTCCAGATCTTGCCATCTCTAGCTGGGGGAACTTGGAAGGGTCAAAAAACCTATGGTCCTAAATTTTTAAAAAGAAACCAAAAATTTCTCAGCAATGTGGAATTCAGTGATTTACCGTTACTTGATTTGTATTAA